A single region of the Candidatus Zymogenaceae bacterium genome encodes:
- a CDS encoding PHP domain-containing protein codes for MSYLKGNLHIHTLYSDGHFEPRDMAGFYRDLGFDFIAVTDHEYMVKQAYFDLFPLEVPGIMIFEGIELEPVYIYYHHTLQIKGENEVLHVLCHPDSYRISIREVNKRIALFNENGPGKIDAVEVTNKGFYTKFYDTDEIPLPKIASDDAHDEHSCGLTWIEVNAIREKDAILRAVKAGDFELGFISGKRRRKKVSVVSGG; via the coding sequence ATGTCATATCTCAAGGGGAACCTCCACATCCACACCCTCTATTCCGACGGCCATTTCGAGCCTCGTGATATGGCCGGGTTCTATCGCGACCTGGGGTTTGATTTCATCGCCGTCACCGACCACGAGTACATGGTGAAGCAGGCCTATTTCGACCTGTTTCCCCTGGAAGTCCCCGGCATTATGATCTTCGAGGGGATAGAGCTGGAGCCGGTCTACATCTATTACCATCACACGCTCCAGATCAAGGGCGAGAATGAGGTGCTCCACGTCCTGTGCCACCCCGACTCCTACCGCATCAGCATCCGGGAGGTGAACAAGCGCATCGCCCTCTTCAATGAAAACGGACCGGGGAAGATCGACGCCGTCGAGGTGACCAACAAGGGATTTTACACGAAGTTTTACGACACCGACGAGATACCGCTCCCCAAAATCGCCTCCGACGACGCCCACGACGAACACTCCTGCGGCCTAACCTGGATCGAGGTGAACGCTATTCGGGAAAAGGACGCCATCCTCCGGGCCGTCAAAGCCGGTGATTTCGAGCTCGGTTTTATCTCGGGAAAGAGAAGACGGAAAAAGGTATCGGTCGTCTCCGGCGGCTGA
- the atpB gene encoding F0F1 ATP synthase subunit A produces MEHPYLFMDLIKIPGFEHSPHVTYTWMIMIFIGLLAYLSMRKVSVVPNPIQNVIEMVLMALNNLINDTMGERGRAFMPLLVAEALFIFTANIIGVIPGFHSPTADLNTTAAMALVVFVITHVVGVWNHGFKYIKQFLGPVLWLVPLMFPIEVISHLSRPLSLSVRLFGNIRGEDLVLFVLLILIPYILPLPFLFLMILTSALQTFVFILLTMLYISGAMEEAH; encoded by the coding sequence ATGGAACATCCGTATCTCTTTATGGATCTGATAAAGATCCCCGGTTTCGAACACTCCCCGCATGTCACCTACACCTGGATGATCATGATATTTATCGGGCTTTTGGCCTATCTTTCCATGCGAAAGGTCTCGGTCGTCCCCAACCCGATTCAGAACGTCATCGAAATGGTGCTCATGGCCCTCAATAATCTGATCAACGATACAATGGGGGAGCGGGGCCGGGCGTTCATGCCCCTGTTGGTGGCGGAAGCCCTCTTCATCTTCACGGCGAACATAATCGGCGTCATCCCCGGTTTTCACTCTCCCACTGCGGATCTGAACACCACCGCCGCCATGGCCCTGGTGGTATTCGTCATCACCCATGTTGTCGGGGTATGGAACCACGGTTTCAAATATATCAAGCAGTTTCTGGGACCGGTTTTGTGGCTCGTTCCCCTGATGTTTCCCATCGAGGTCATCAGTCACCTTTCCAGGCCCCTGTCACTGTCCGTCCGGTTGTTCGGTAATATTCGAGGCGAGGATTTGGTGCTGTTTGTCCTGTTGATTTTGATTCCCTATATTCTGCCGCTGCCGTTCTTGTTCCTTATGATCCTCACCAGCGCCCTGCAGACGTTTGTCTTCATCTTGTTGACGATGCTCTATATCAGCGGCGCCATGGAAGAGGCCCATTAA
- the ndk gene encoding nucleoside-diphosphate kinase, with protein sequence MMIERTLSIIKPDGVKKGVIGDVIRRFEEEGLKIVAMKMIHMSKREAEGFYDVHREKPFFSSLTDFMSSGPCVVLILEGEGAITKNREIMGATDPAKADEGTIRKLYASSIEVNTVHGSDAPETAAVETAYFFPAIERFSYERE encoded by the coding sequence ATCATGATCGAGCGGACGCTGTCCATTATCAAGCCGGATGGAGTAAAAAAGGGTGTGATCGGGGATGTCATCAGGCGGTTCGAGGAAGAGGGCCTGAAAATCGTCGCCATGAAAATGATTCACATGAGCAAGCGTGAGGCGGAGGGGTTCTACGACGTGCACCGCGAAAAGCCGTTTTTCTCAAGCCTCACAGATTTCATGAGCTCCGGCCCCTGTGTCGTCCTGATATTGGAAGGCGAAGGCGCCATCACGAAAAACCGCGAGATCATGGGGGCGACGGATCCGGCCAAGGCCGACGAGGGAACCATCAGAAAACTGTATGCCAGCTCCATCGAGGTCAACACCGTTCACGGTTCCGACGCCCCGGAAACGGCCGCCGTGGAAACAGCGTACTTCTTTCCCGCCATTGAGAGATTCTCATACGAGCGGGAGTAA
- a CDS encoding thiolase family protein, translating to MLRKVAIVSARQTKYEENKSDERFQEMCYPLVKECLEETGLDFVPGRGIDFGITSSDDFFDQRTISDGPMGDLVGTGRWGGEEKVATDGAMAVMYAAAGIASGHYDIVIVLAHAKESQVDSRNIVTFHAFEPFYTRFLGMDYTQALGLQAESYMHKWGVTEQQLAEVSVRAAKNGKNNPFAQRTKKITAKDVLGSKVITTPIKELDLYPVSDGAVCMILAEEKKARAITDKPVWITGYGNCYDSYFMGDRNLWESMSLPKAAWGAYRHAGITDPMEQLDLAEISVQATYQEPMWYEGLGFAEPGKGMELFESKQTDMGGKLPVNPSGGQLCGNPLLLSGIVRTTECFLQLRGEAKKHQVKGATRALAHGTVGPAGQFHAVLVLENDEGGN from the coding sequence ATGCTGCGCAAAGTAGCCATCGTCAGTGCTCGTCAGACGAAATACGAAGAAAACAAGAGCGACGAGCGCTTTCAGGAGATGTGCTACCCGCTGGTGAAGGAATGTCTGGAGGAGACGGGCCTCGATTTTGTCCCCGGCAGGGGAATCGATTTCGGCATCACAAGCTCAGACGATTTCTTCGATCAGCGCACCATCTCCGACGGCCCCATGGGGGACCTGGTTGGAACGGGACGCTGGGGCGGCGAGGAAAAGGTGGCAACGGACGGCGCCATGGCCGTCATGTACGCCGCCGCGGGTATCGCCTCGGGGCACTATGACATCGTCATCGTGCTGGCTCACGCGAAGGAATCCCAGGTCGATTCACGAAATATCGTCACCTTTCACGCGTTCGAGCCGTTTTATACCCGGTTTCTTGGAATGGATTATACACAGGCCCTGGGTCTTCAGGCGGAATCGTACATGCACAAGTGGGGGGTCACCGAACAGCAGTTGGCGGAGGTATCTGTCCGGGCGGCGAAAAACGGAAAAAATAATCCGTTCGCCCAGCGCACGAAAAAGATCACCGCGAAGGACGTTTTAGGATCGAAGGTGATAACCACGCCCATCAAGGAGCTGGACCTGTATCCGGTCAGCGACGGGGCGGTGTGCATGATCCTGGCCGAAGAAAAGAAGGCGAGGGCGATCACCGACAAGCCGGTCTGGATCACCGGGTACGGCAACTGCTACGACTCCTATTTTATGGGCGACCGAAACCTCTGGGAGTCCATGAGCCTTCCCAAGGCGGCATGGGGCGCATATCGGCATGCGGGCATCACAGACCCGATGGAACAGCTGGATCTGGCCGAAATCAGCGTGCAGGCCACCTACCAGGAGCCGATGTGGTACGAGGGTCTGGGTTTTGCCGAACCGGGCAAGGGGATGGAGCTGTTTGAATCCAAACAGACCGATATGGGGGGGAAGCTGCCGGTCAATCCTTCTGGCGGACAGCTTTGTGGAAACCCACTGTTGCTTTCGGGCATCGTAAGAACGACGGAATGTTTCCTGCAGCTTCGGGGAGAGGCCAAAAAACACCAGGTAAAGGGGGCGACGCGCGCCCTGGCCCACGGCACTGTGGGGCCGGCGGGACAATTTCACGCCGTCCTGGTACTGGAAAACGATGAGGGAGGCAACTGA
- the dksA gene encoding RNA polymerase-binding protein DksA, which translates to MEKKKLQEFRKLLEDWLEQLLNEADNTVSNMTDSRKDFADPTDRASHESDRNFVLRIRDRERKLIMKIKSALDRIEDGTFGICDECGEEISEERLKARPVTTLCIHCKTESEAREKRGNG; encoded by the coding sequence ATGGAAAAGAAAAAGCTCCAGGAATTCAGGAAGCTGTTGGAGGATTGGCTGGAGCAGCTTTTGAATGAGGCGGACAATACCGTCTCGAATATGACCGATTCCAGAAAAGATTTTGCGGATCCCACGGATCGTGCGTCTCATGAATCGGACAGGAACTTCGTGCTTCGTATCAGAGACAGAGAACGCAAGCTCATCATGAAAATAAAGAGCGCTCTTGATCGAATCGAAGACGGCACTTTCGGTATCTGTGATGAATGCGGCGAGGAGATCTCTGAAGAGAGGCTCAAGGCCCGACCGGTCACAACGCTGTGTATACATTGCAAGACCGAATCCGAGGCCCGTGAAAAACGGGGAAATGGATGA
- a CDS encoding OB-fold domain-containing protein, giving the protein MYTAEKLPLDQKDCFGKRGLMSIPYRYFAGLFLSEALIALRDEKKILGARCDTCHKVFVPPRSRCERDFTKITELVEVGPEGVVEEFTVVNYEEEYFKKFCPMLEIPYTMALIKLDGADTKLLHRIPGDTVKRGDRVKPKWAPDDKRDAMITDIEYFEKV; this is encoded by the coding sequence ATGTATACAGCAGAAAAACTTCCGCTGGATCAGAAAGACTGTTTCGGAAAGCGGGGACTGATGAGTATCCCGTACCGCTATTTTGCGGGACTCTTTCTCTCCGAGGCCCTCATCGCCCTGAGGGATGAGAAAAAAATCCTGGGCGCCCGGTGCGACACGTGCCACAAGGTCTTCGTGCCGCCCCGCTCCCGGTGCGAGCGGGATTTCACGAAGATCACGGAGCTGGTGGAGGTGGGCCCGGAAGGCGTGGTGGAGGAGTTCACGGTGGTCAACTACGAGGAGGAGTACTTCAAAAAGTTCTGTCCCATGCTGGAGATCCCCTATACCATGGCGCTCATCAAGCTGGACGGCGCGGACACGAAGCTTCTGCACCGTATCCCCGGGGACACGGTGAAGCGGGGTGATCGGGTGAAACCGAAGTGGGCGCCGGATGACAAGCGGGACGCCATGATCACCGACATCGAGTACTTCGAGAAGGTCTGA
- a CDS encoding alcohol dehydrogenase catalytic domain-containing protein: MKGLYFEPDIKKIVMIKALSAFWKNAPLSVISPVTYGEVPDPELPGPNWVRIKNRMCGLCGSDVHFMFLEIAPKVAPAAIPSIPRKFIGHEMVGEIVEVGEGVRNFKTGDRVILKIDWPSCHQKETDPMCPQCEKGNYLLCEKPGAEGLPLNQGGGFSDFMVAHTSQLVKIEDDIPDEDAILIEPTACSVRAALKRLPEPGERVLVVGAGSIGLNMLAVLKALVPDVEVYIVSRYPHQTELAEKLGAAGVITGRDVYREVADITGGKLFDAPFGNRMIIGGFDVIYDTVGNDGTLADALRWVRGEGTVVLVGINFSPKRLDYSPVWYQEVEVKGIDCHGMETFRGGQMSSFDVALTLYREGALDFTGFLTHTFPMEEYRKAIDVFFKKGEHRAVKIALTHM, translated from the coding sequence ATGAAAGGGTTGTACTTTGAGCCGGATATAAAGAAGATTGTTATGATAAAGGCGCTCAGCGCCTTCTGGAAGAACGCTCCGCTTTCCGTTATCTCTCCGGTCACCTACGGGGAGGTCCCGGACCCGGAGCTTCCGGGCCCGAACTGGGTGCGGATAAAAAACAGGATGTGCGGTCTGTGCGGGTCCGACGTGCACTTCATGTTCCTGGAGATAGCCCCGAAGGTCGCCCCGGCGGCGATTCCATCGATACCCCGGAAATTTATCGGCCACGAGATGGTGGGGGAGATCGTGGAGGTCGGAGAAGGCGTCCGGAATTTCAAGACCGGAGACCGGGTGATCCTGAAGATCGACTGGCCGAGCTGCCACCAGAAGGAGACGGACCCGATGTGTCCCCAGTGCGAAAAGGGGAACTACCTGTTGTGCGAGAAGCCGGGGGCCGAGGGGTTGCCCCTGAACCAGGGGGGAGGCTTTTCCGACTTCATGGTGGCCCATACCTCCCAGCTTGTGAAGATAGAGGACGACATACCGGATGAAGACGCCATTCTTATCGAGCCAACCGCCTGCTCGGTGCGGGCCGCCCTCAAGCGGCTCCCTGAGCCGGGGGAGCGGGTGCTCGTCGTCGGCGCCGGCTCCATCGGGCTGAACATGCTTGCGGTGCTGAAGGCCCTGGTCCCCGACGTCGAGGTCTATATCGTGTCCCGGTATCCCCACCAGACGGAGCTGGCGGAAAAACTGGGAGCCGCCGGCGTTATTACAGGAAGGGATGTGTACCGGGAGGTGGCGGATATCACCGGGGGTAAGCTTTTCGATGCGCCCTTCGGCAACAGGATGATCATCGGCGGTTTCGACGTCATCTACGATACCGTCGGCAACGACGGCACCCTGGCCGACGCCCTCCGGTGGGTTCGGGGTGAGGGCACCGTCGTCCTGGTGGGGATCAATTTTTCCCCGAAGCGTCTCGATTATTCCCCCGTATGGTATCAGGAGGTGGAAGTTAAAGGGATAGACTGTCACGGGATGGAGACATTTCGCGGAGGACAGATGAGCTCCTTTGACGTGGCGCTGACGCTCTATCGGGAGGGGGCGCTGGATTTCACCGGTTTTCTCACCCATACCTTTCCGATGGAGGAATACCGAAAGGCCATCGACGTGTTTTTCAAAAAGGGGGAACACCGGGCGGTCAAGATAGCCCTGACCCACATGTAG
- a CDS encoding ATP synthase subunit I, with amino-acid sequence MSDEALARLSWVGGIPLLIVMIILTAIFGGREFLVGVCAGGFAIILIHAGVYRSLKNILSGAADGQQKDAFAVVLGFLLRLLVSGAILAGLLLYGWAHPFGIALGASVVLINNLFLAAILATRKKHTELGSS; translated from the coding sequence GTGTCCGATGAGGCTCTCGCCCGGCTTTCCTGGGTCGGCGGCATTCCGCTGCTTATCGTGATGATCATCCTCACCGCGATCTTCGGCGGCCGTGAGTTCCTGGTGGGTGTATGCGCCGGCGGGTTCGCGATTATTCTCATTCACGCAGGCGTGTATCGTTCCCTCAAGAACATCCTTTCCGGCGCGGCGGACGGCCAACAAAAAGACGCTTTTGCCGTCGTTCTTGGATTCCTGCTGCGACTGCTCGTCTCCGGAGCGATTCTTGCGGGCCTCCTCCTGTATGGATGGGCTCATCCATTCGGCATTGCGCTGGGGGCGTCGGTGGTCTTGATTAACAATCTCTTTCTCGCGGCTATACTCGCGACACGAAAAAAACATACAGAACTTGGGAGCTCGTAG
- a CDS encoding AtpZ/AtpI family protein, translated as MSEERKKLLMRLLHLSSIGISMALAIVFGLVIGVYLDRWLGTKPWMTLVFLLFGIVAAFRNMFHIARKYGYPEEETDDQANNVRDDSNPGT; from the coding sequence ATGAGCGAGGAAAGAAAAAAGCTGCTCATGCGGCTGCTGCATCTGAGCAGTATCGGTATCTCGATGGCTCTCGCCATTGTGTTCGGACTGGTCATCGGCGTGTACCTTGACCGATGGCTGGGAACGAAGCCCTGGATGACCCTCGTGTTTTTGCTTTTCGGCATCGTCGCCGCCTTCAGAAACATGTTTCACATCGCTCGGAAGTACGGCTACCCCGAAGAAGAGACGGACGATCAGGCGAATAATGTCAGAGACGATTCAAACCCCGGTACCTGA
- the rlmN gene encoding 23S rRNA (adenine(2503)-C(2))-methyltransferase RlmN codes for MRDLLGLTPEEMEQFVVSLGERPYRAKQLLSWIYRKGETDICAMSDISRSFREVLSSQARIDVPTIDVVKTAADGAVKFRLVLTDGRKVESVLIFDPPRTTLCVSSQVGCSLGCRFCQTATMGFLRNLTSCEILGQVLLAKRYLHDVGGRITNIVFMGMGEPLLNYPEVSRALDVICAQWGFGFSWRRVTLSTAGIPEMIGTLGRDRLINLAVSLNAADDETRSRLMPVNRAHPLGELLASLREYPLKKGRRITLEYVMLGGVNDSTGDARRLAGLIQGLKTKVNLIPFNPYPTAEFERPGETAIGAFQQVLIDSHINAIIRKSAGGDVSAACGQLVTSEPERDATTCERRVK; via the coding sequence ATGCGGGACCTCCTGGGTCTCACACCGGAAGAGATGGAACAATTCGTCGTCTCGCTGGGAGAGCGTCCCTACCGGGCGAAACAGCTCCTTTCATGGATCTATCGGAAGGGAGAGACGGACATCTGTGCCATGTCGGATATCTCCCGGTCGTTTCGTGAGGTCCTCTCGTCTCAGGCTCGGATAGACGTCCCCACAATCGATGTTGTCAAGACTGCCGCGGACGGCGCCGTCAAGTTCCGTCTCGTCCTAACGGACGGCCGTAAGGTGGAATCGGTGCTGATATTCGATCCGCCCCGGACGACCCTGTGCGTATCGAGCCAGGTGGGGTGTTCTTTGGGATGCCGCTTCTGCCAGACCGCGACGATGGGTTTCCTCAGGAACCTGACATCCTGTGAGATCCTGGGGCAGGTGCTCCTGGCGAAACGATATCTTCATGATGTCGGGGGGCGGATCACGAACATCGTCTTTATGGGCATGGGGGAGCCGCTGCTCAATTATCCGGAGGTGAGCCGGGCGCTGGACGTCATCTGCGCCCAGTGGGGTTTCGGATTTTCATGGAGACGGGTGACGCTCTCCACCGCAGGCATACCGGAGATGATCGGGACCCTGGGGAGAGACCGGCTCATCAACCTTGCCGTTTCCCTCAACGCGGCGGACGACGAAACCAGAAGCCGGCTGATGCCCGTAAACCGCGCGCATCCCCTGGGGGAGCTGCTCGCATCTCTTCGGGAGTATCCCTTGAAAAAGGGGAGGCGCATCACCCTGGAATACGTAATGTTGGGGGGCGTCAACGATTCGACGGGAGACGCCCGAAGGCTGGCGGGGCTCATCCAGGGCCTCAAGACCAAGGTGAACCTCATTCCGTTCAACCCGTACCCGACCGCGGAGTTTGAGAGGCCGGGGGAGACGGCGATCGGTGCGTTTCAGCAGGTGCTCATCGACTCGCATATCAATGCGATAATCAGAAAAAGCGCCGGCGGCGATGTGTCGGCCGCGTGCGGGCAGCTGGTAACGTCGGAGCCGGAAAGAGACGCGACCACATGTGAGAGAAGGGTGAAATAG
- a CDS encoding response regulator codes for MNILVVDDDQSIRDYLEKALKDMGHSVTVVSDGYDAIDYAREHDVNLAYIDISMPGIDGFETLKRLREIDPKISGVMISGQSVEKITDAPLESGIYVCMNKPFSLEEIEEINTSFEDVKGPLEFIYENPYGLDLVRISSAGILVADDEEEIVSIITESLEEDGFTNIDPAYDGREAIELFNEKRHDVVIVDIVMPHKSGIELLRHVKALSSHSQVIIITANADKDSAVLALKLGAYDFIEKPLTLDVLTRITRRAVEKKLLLDEQNMSV; via the coding sequence ATGAACATTCTTGTGGTAGACGACGATCAGTCGATTCGTGATTATCTCGAGAAGGCCCTGAAAGATATGGGGCATTCCGTTACGGTTGTCTCCGACGGCTACGACGCCATCGATTACGCCCGAGAGCATGACGTCAATCTGGCCTACATCGACATCAGCATGCCGGGCATCGACGGATTTGAGACCCTCAAGCGACTCAGGGAGATCGATCCGAAGATATCCGGGGTCATGATCAGCGGGCAAAGCGTCGAAAAAATCACGGACGCCCCCCTGGAGAGCGGCATCTATGTGTGCATGAACAAGCCCTTTTCTTTAGAGGAAATCGAGGAAATCAACACCTCTTTTGAAGACGTCAAGGGGCCGCTCGAGTTCATCTACGAAAACCCTTATGGACTTGACCTGGTGAGAATATCCAGCGCGGGGATTCTGGTTGCCGACGACGAAGAGGAGATCGTCAGCATCATCACAGAAAGCCTCGAGGAGGACGGCTTTACCAACATCGACCCCGCCTATGACGGCAGGGAGGCAATCGAGCTCTTCAATGAGAAGCGTCACGATGTCGTCATCGTCGATATCGTCATGCCCCACAAGAGCGGTATCGAGTTGCTCCGCCACGTAAAGGCGTTGTCATCCCATTCGCAGGTCATCATCATCACCGCCAACGCGGACAAGGACTCGGCCGTACTGGCCCTGAAGCTGGGGGCGTATGATTTTATCGAAAAGCCTTTGACCCTCGACGTGCTTACCCGCATTACCCGGCGGGCGGTGGAAAAGAAGCTCCTCCTGGACGAACAGAACATGTCCGTATAA
- a CDS encoding polymer-forming cytoskeletal protein: MMEQKKNRDHEAPRQENEAPELTSYIGPGNDLSGTMTFAGKTVIMGSSLKGTITATDGAGQLYFGPQSEVDGEVEGKNVTMAGKMRGSIEAPRVTMTATARFSGDIYTKKGLTVETGAKMNAKIKMKGKRKKKKATPENQ; this comes from the coding sequence ATGATGGAGCAAAAAAAGAACCGAGATCACGAGGCGCCTAGACAGGAAAATGAGGCGCCGGAACTGACCTCGTACATAGGCCCCGGAAACGACCTTTCGGGCACCATGACATTTGCGGGAAAGACCGTGATCATGGGGAGCTCTCTTAAGGGAACAATAACCGCTACCGACGGTGCCGGGCAATTGTACTTCGGCCCGCAGTCCGAGGTGGACGGGGAAGTGGAAGGCAAGAACGTCACCATGGCGGGGAAAATGCGGGGGAGCATTGAAGCCCCCAGGGTCACGATGACCGCCACCGCGCGATTTTCCGGAGATATTTACACAAAAAAGGGTTTGACGGTGGAAACCGGGGCGAAGATGAATGCGAAAATAAAAATGAAGGGGAAAAGAAAAAAGAAAAAAGCAACACCGGAAAACCAGTAA
- the atpE gene encoding ATP synthase F0 subunit C, giving the protein MVKKTLIVLCVFAALCLVGTCLVLAQEHGDEEASDTVTLLDKGYVAFFAATVVAAGLSIGLGANGTGIGMGSAVRGAVDGVARNPDTYGRILTTMMIGLAMIESNAIYALIIALILLFANPFTALFGV; this is encoded by the coding sequence ATGGTAAAAAAGACACTGATAGTGCTTTGTGTCTTCGCAGCACTCTGCCTTGTCGGCACGTGCCTGGTATTGGCCCAGGAACACGGCGACGAAGAGGCTAGTGATACGGTGACACTGCTTGACAAAGGATACGTGGCATTCTTCGCAGCCACGGTGGTCGCAGCCGGGCTCTCAATCGGTCTCGGGGCGAACGGTACCGGTATCGGTATGGGAAGCGCCGTGAGGGGCGCCGTGGACGGCGTTGCGAGAAATCCGGATACCTACGGTCGTATTCTGACCACCATGATGATCGGTCTCGCGATGATCGAATCAAACGCGATTTACGCCCTGATCATCGCGTTGATTCTCCTGTTCGCCAACCCGTTTACCGCCTTGTTCGGCGTGTAG
- a CDS encoding thiolase family protein, which yields MTKRMRNVAITGIGQTRHRGHREDVNMMELVSEAVEEVLADSRIDLKDIDCIVHGNMELFEGIHQPDLWHVLGDGAYGKSGYRITTGGTTGATIACSADHLVASGMYENVLAIGWEKQEEGMTTTGITNMADPLWEREIQTGAITGTQGVIMMNKFGEPANQAAAELRVLMAQNARKNFKAHLRIDITRQDVLESRVLAWPLRLLHMCPESNGACAVLFSSEEQAKKLPQKPVWVHDHVTVHRQETFDLVNIGDLDTHGEAARVLYARNGIINPIKQIGVFEMYDPQSWWALDWIGKFLMLENGEQIDMVLNGDFAIDGKFPLNPSGGVVSSNSIGATAIVRVAEAALQIRGNAGDHQVPKEVDLALASGFGGTFWTVLLLLGKNRPDK from the coding sequence ATGACCAAACGGATGAGAAACGTTGCAATCACCGGGATCGGCCAGACCAGGCACCGGGGACACCGGGAAGATGTTAACATGATGGAACTGGTCAGCGAGGCCGTCGAGGAGGTCCTGGCGGATTCCCGGATAGATTTGAAGGATATCGATTGTATCGTACACGGAAACATGGAGCTCTTCGAGGGGATACACCAGCCGGACCTGTGGCACGTCCTGGGGGACGGCGCCTATGGAAAATCGGGCTATCGCATTACCACCGGCGGCACCACCGGGGCGACCATTGCCTGCTCGGCGGACCATCTGGTGGCGTCGGGCATGTATGAAAACGTGCTGGCCATCGGATGGGAAAAACAGGAAGAGGGAATGACCACCACCGGCATCACGAACATGGCCGACCCCCTCTGGGAGCGGGAGATACAGACCGGCGCCATCACGGGCACCCAGGGCGTGATAATGATGAACAAATTCGGCGAGCCCGCCAACCAGGCGGCGGCCGAGCTTCGCGTGCTCATGGCCCAGAACGCCCGGAAGAACTTCAAGGCCCATCTCAGGATCGACATCACCAGACAGGACGTCCTGGAATCGAGGGTGCTGGCGTGGCCGCTCAGGCTCCTTCACATGTGTCCCGAGTCCAACGGCGCCTGCGCCGTGCTCTTTTCATCGGAAGAACAGGCCAAAAAACTCCCCCAGAAGCCGGTCTGGGTGCACGATCATGTCACCGTCCACCGGCAGGAGACGTTTGACCTGGTCAACATCGGAGACCTGGATACCCACGGCGAGGCGGCCCGGGTGCTGTATGCGAGAAACGGCATCATCAATCCCATCAAACAGATAGGGGTCTTCGAGATGTACGACCCCCAGAGCTGGTGGGCGTTGGACTGGATCGGGAAGTTCTTGATGTTAGAAAACGGTGAGCAGATCGATATGGTGCTCAACGGAGATTTCGCCATCGACGGGAAGTTCCCGCTCAATCCATCGGGGGGGGTGGTCTCCTCAAATTCCATCGGGGCCACCGCCATCGTCAGGGTCGCCGAGGCGGCGCTGCAGATACGGGGGAACGCCGGGGATCACCAGGTACCGAAGGAAGTGGATCTCGCCCTGGCATCAGGATTCGGGGGCACCTTCTGGACGGTGCTGTTGCTTCTGGGCAAAAACAGGCCGGACAAATAG
- a CDS encoding response regulator transcription factor → MRILVVEDEAKVASFIKRGLEEEHYAVDVASDGEEGVDMVDVYEYDLAILDIMLPKRDGLSVLSHIRKKNNSMPVILLTAKDMLEDKVKGLDMGADDYLTKPFAFEELLARIRALLRRGKPEESLKLVLDDLVLDPVTHTVTRAGSDIPMTAKEYSLLEYFMRNPERVLTRTMISEHVWNIKFDTYTNVIDVYISYLRNKIDKGHDKKLLHTVRGVGYMIKG, encoded by the coding sequence GTGAGAATCCTGGTAGTGGAAGATGAGGCAAAGGTGGCCTCTTTCATCAAAAGGGGGCTTGAAGAGGAGCATTACGCGGTGGACGTGGCGTCCGACGGAGAAGAGGGCGTGGACATGGTGGATGTGTATGAATACGATCTCGCCATACTCGATATCATGCTTCCGAAGCGGGACGGCCTCAGCGTTCTGTCGCATATCAGAAAGAAAAACAACTCCATGCCCGTCATCCTGTTAACGGCAAAGGACATGCTGGAGGACAAGGTCAAGGGGCTGGATATGGGGGCCGACGATTACCTGACCAAGCCCTTTGCATTCGAGGAGCTGCTGGCACGGATCCGGGCGCTGTTGAGACGGGGAAAGCCGGAGGAAAGCCTCAAGCTGGTGCTGGACGACCTGGTCCTGGATCCGGTCACCCATACCGTCACCCGCGCCGGCTCCGACATACCCATGACCGCCAAGGAATATTCGCTGCTGGAATACTTCATGCGAAACCCCGAGCGGGTGCTGACCCGAACGATGATATCCGAGCACGTCTGGAATATAAAGTTCGATACGTACACCAACGTCATCGACGTATACATCAGCTATCTCAGAAACAAGATCGACAAGGGGCACGATAAAAAACTGCTTCACACCGTTCGCGGTGTGGGGTATATGATCAAGGGTTAG